One genomic window of Punica granatum isolate Tunisia-2019 chromosome 1, ASM765513v2, whole genome shotgun sequence includes the following:
- the LOC116192217 gene encoding zinc transporter 8-like, with protein MKLSRHQRALVNLSMCFLLLPPLALGECTCDQDRPDSRDKTAALRYKIGAIAAILVAGALGVCLPMLGKVVPTLRPDRDFFFVVKAFAAGVILSTGFIHVFPDAYENLTSPCLADEPWGSFPFAGFVAMVAAIGTLQIDMLATSYYTRRHEEAGGVHAEDVHLHTHASHGHSHGPVPPDDSAFSVDLLRHKVISQVLEVGIITHSVIIGISLGASQSPKIIRPLVGALTFHQFFEGMGLGGCIAQAKFRSRAVVIMALFFALTTPVGIAIGIGISNTYNESTSKALIVEGIFNAASAGILIYMALVDLCAADFMSPKMQKNGRLQLWVNASLLAGAGCMSVLAYWA; from the exons ATGAAACTCAGCCGCCACCAGCGGGCCCTCGTCAACCTCTCCATGTGCTTCCTCCTCCTGCCGCCATTGGCTCTCGGAGAGTGCACCTGCGACCAGGACAGGCCTGACAGCCGGGACAAGACCGCAGCCCTCAGGTACAAGATTGGGGCCATCGCCGCCATCCTCGTGGCTGGCGCGCTCGGCGTCTGCCTCCCCATGCTCGGGAAGGTGGTCCCCACGCTCCGACCCGACAGGGACTTCTTCTTCGTTGTGAAGGCATTCGCGGCAGGGGTGATCCTCTCCACGGGGTTCATCCATGTCTTCCCGGACGCGTACGAGAACCTCACGTCGCCCTGCCTTGCCGATGAGCCATGGGGGAGCTTCCCCTTCGCGGGGTTCGTGGCCATGGTGGCGGCGATCGGGACGCTGCAGATTGACATGCTCGCGACGTCGTACTACACGAGGAGGCACGAGGAGGCGGGTGGGGTCCATGCAGAGGACGTCCACCTCCACACGCACGCCAGCCATGGCCACTCTCACGGCCCCGTTCCACCGGACGATTCTGCATTCTCGGTGGACCTTCTCCGGCACAAAGTCATATCAcag GTACTAGAGGTGGGGATAATCACGCACTCGGTGATTATAGGGATCTCGCTCGGGGCCTCACAAAGTCCAAAGATCATTAGGCCACTCGTGGGTGCGCTAACCTTTCACCAGTTCTTCGAGGGCATGGGCCTCGGTGGTTGCATCGCTCAGGCAAAGTTCAGGTCCCGAGCAGTGGTCATCATGGCGTTATTCTTCGCCCTCACAACCCCTGTCGGGATCGCCATCGGGATCGGCATATCCAACACGTACAATGAGAGCACCTCCAAGGCACTGATTGTCGAGGGGATCTTCAACGCTGCTTCGGCGGGGATCCTCATCTACATGGCACTGGTGGACCTATGCGCGGCCGACTTCATGAGCCCGAAGATGCAAAAGAATGGGAGGCTGCAACTGTGGGTCAATGCGTCTCTACTCGCAGGGGCGGGTTGCATGTCCGTGCTCGCCTATTGGGCCTAA
- the LOC116192595 gene encoding zinc transporter 5-like: protein MSLARHRQALLGLSVCFLVLPTLAFGECTCDEESLDRDKTTALRYKIGAIASILVAGALGVCLPMLGKVVPALRPDRDFFFVVKAFAAGVILSTGFIHVFPDAYESLTSPCLTGEAWGSFPFAGFVAMVAAIGTLQIDMLATSYYTRRHFNKASPEGEPSSEDKEAGGSHAEHVHLHTHANHGHSHGPAPPDDSAFSAELLRHKVISQVLEVGIVVHSVIIGISLGASESPKTIRPLLAALTFHQFFEGMGLGGCITQAKFTSRAVVVMAVFFSLTTPIGIAIGIGISNTYNENSPTALIIEGIFNAASAGILIYMALVDLCAADFMSPRMQKNGRLQLWANVSLLMGAGCMSLLAKWA from the exons ATGAGCCTCGCCCGCCACCGTCAGGCCCTCCTCGGCCTCTCCGTGTGCTTCCTCGTCCTGCCGACATTGGCCTTCGGCGAGTGCACCTGCGACGAGGAGAGCCTCGACCGGGACAAGACCACAGCCCTCAGGTACAAGATCGGGGCCATCGCCTCCATCCTCGTGGCGGGCGCGCTCGGCGTCTGCCTCCCCATGCTCGGGAAGGTGGTTCCCGCCCTCCGACCCGACAGGGACTTCTTCTTCGTCGTGAAGGCGTTCGCGGCGGGGGTGATCCTTTCCACGGGGTTCATTCACGTCTTCCCGGACGCGTACGAGAGCCTCACCTCGCCCTGCCTCACCGGCGAGGCGTGGGGAAGCTTCCCGTTCGCGGGGTTCGTGGCCATGGTGGCGGCGATCGGGACGCTGCAGATTGACATGCTAGCAACGTCGTACTACACGAGGAGGCACTTCAACAAGGCCAGCCCGGAGGGAGAGCCCAGTAGCGAGGACAAGGAGGCCGGTGGGAGCCATGCAGAGCACGTCCACCTCCACACGCACGCCAACCACGGCCACTCTCACGGCCCTGCTCCACCGGACGACTCCGCATTCTCGGCGGAACTTCTCCGGCACAAAGTCATATCGCAG GTGTTGGAGGTGGGGATCGTGGTGCACTCGGTGATAATAGGCATCTCGCTCGGGGCCTCGGAGAGTCCAAAGACCATTAGGCCACTCTTGGCTGCCCTGACCTTTCACCAGTTCTTTGAGGGCATGGGCCTCGGCGGCTGCATCACTCAG GCAAAGTTTACGTCCCGGGCAGTGGTTGTCATGGCGGTGTTCTTCTCTCTCACAACCCCAATCGGGATCGCCATCGGGATCGGCATATCCAACACGTACAATGAGAACAGCCCGACAGCGCTGATCATCGAGGGGATCTTCAATGCTGCTTCAGCGGGTATCCTAATCTACATGGCACTAGTGGACCTGTGCGCGGCCGATTTCATGAGCCCGAGGATGCAGAAGAACGGTAGGCTGCAGCTGTGGGCCAACGTTTCTCTCCTTATGGGGGCGGGCTGCATGTCCCTCCTGGCCAAATGGGCCTGA